A portion of the Phaenicophaeus curvirostris isolate KB17595 chromosome 17, BPBGC_Pcur_1.0, whole genome shotgun sequence genome contains these proteins:
- the SCARB1 gene encoding scavenger receptor class B member 1 isoform X2: MAAARRRAAMGLGLAGAACALLGGCLLLVGPSVVKDQVVKNVRIDPSSISFSMWKDIPVPFYMSVYFFEVLNPKDVLKGEKPAVKQRGPYVYREFRYKTNITFNDNDTVSYLEYRKLFFRPDLSNGSEDEYIVVPNILMMGAAVMMEDLPEFVKLLLSGALAGLKQEAFMNRTVREIMWGYEDPLIDTINALVPGLIPFKGKFGLFVELNNSNSGLFTVHTGKKNISRVHMVDSWNGLKKVNYWRSNECNMINGTAGEMWPPFMSPTSLEFYSPDACRSMTLVYEKSGKFEGVPTYRFVAPKTLFANGTDYPPNEGFCPCMQSGIQNVSSCRLNAPMFISHPHFYNADPVLVNAVEGLNPSKEQHALFLDVHPMTGIPMNCSIKLQLNLYIKRVSGIMQTGRIEPVVLPLLWFAESGSIEGPVLKQFYTNLVLIPALLEYLQYVFLGLSVPLIISAAVLRVRSQKTTAEKSLCHPATQSKPPPASETTPLLHDTDTLSQDDAEP; this comes from the exons AATGTCAGAATTGATCCTAgcagcatctccttcagcatGTGGAAAGACATTCCTGTTCCTTTCTACATGTCGGTGTACTTCTTTGAAGTGCTGAACCCCAAGGATGTCCTCAAGGGAGAAAAGCCGGCAGTGAAACAGCGTGGACCCTACGTTTACAG AGAGTTCAGGTATAAAACAAATATCACATTCAATGACAATGACACCGTCTCCTACCTGGAGTACCGGAAACTCTTCTTCCGGCCGGACTTGTCCAATGGCAGTGAAGACGAGTACATCGTTGTGCCAAACATTTTGATGATG ggAGCAGCTGTAATGATGGAAGACCTGCCAGAATTTGTGAAGTTATTACTGAGTGGAGCCCTGGCTGGCCTGAAACAGGAGGCATTCATGAACCGGACAGTGAGGGAGATCATGTGGGGGTATGAAGACCCTCTTATAGACACAATAAATGCACTCGTTCCTGGGCTGATCCCTTTCAAGGGGAAATTTGGCTTATTTGTGGAG ctTAACAACTCCAATTCAGGACTGTTCACAGTACACACAGGCAAGAAGAACATCAGTAGAGTTCACATGGTGGATTCATGGAACGGGCTGAAGAAG GTGAACTACTGGCGGAGCAATGAGTGCAATATGATTAACGGGACTGCAGGGGAGATGTGGCCACCGTTCATGTCCCCAACATCACTGGAATTCTACAGCCCTGATGCCTGCAG ATCCATGACACTGGTGTATGAGAAGTCTGGGAAGTTTGAGGGTGTGCCTACCTATCGCTTTGTGGCACCgaaaactctctttgccaatggCACAGACTATCCACCTAACGAAGGCTTCTGCCCCTGCATGCAGTCTGGCATCCAGAACGTCAGTAGCTGTAGGCTAA ATGCACCGATGTTCATTTCCCATCCTCACTTCTACAATGCTGACCCAGTCCTGGTGAATGCTGTCGAAGGCCTGAACCCCAGCAAGGAGCAGCACGCGCTCTTCCTTGATGTGCACCCG ATGACGGGCATTCCCATGAATTGCTCCATCAAACTCCAGCTGAATCTCTACATAAAGCGCGTGTCTGGTATAAT GCAAACAGGGAGAATTGAGCCAGTGGTCTTGCCGCTGCTGTGGTTTGCAGAG AGTGGATCCATTGAGGGCCCAGTCTTAAAGCAATTTTACACCAACCTGGTGCTGATCCCGGCGCTGCTGGAGTATCTACAATATGTCTTTCTCGGGCTGAGTGTCCCGCTGATTATCTCAGCAGCTGTACTCAGGGTAAGGAGTCAG AAAACCACTGCTGAGAAGAGCCTGTGCCACCCTGCCACGCAGAGCAAACCGCCCCCCGCCTCCGAGACAACGCCGCTCCTACATGACACCGACACGCTGAGCCAGGACGATGCCGAACCCTGA
- the SCARB1 gene encoding scavenger receptor class B member 1 isoform X3: protein MAAARRRAAMGLGLAGAACALLGGCLLLVGPSVVKDQVVKNVRIDPSSISFSMWKDIPVPFYMSVYFFEVLNPKDVLKGEKPAVKQRGPYVYREFRYKTNITFNDNDTVSYLEYRKLFFRPDLSNGSEDEYIVVPNILMMGAAVMMEDLPEFVKLLLSGALAGLKQEAFMNRTVREIMWGYEDPLIDTINALVPGLIPFKGKFGLFVELNNSNSGLFTVHTGKKNISRVHMVDSWNGLKKVNYWRSNECNMINGTAGEMWPPFMSPTSLEFYSPDACRSMTLVYEKSGKFEGVPTYRFVAPKTLFANGTDYPPNEGFCPCMQSGIQNVSSCRLNAPMFISHPHFYNADPVLVNAVEGLNPSKEQHALFLDVHPMTGIPMNCSIKLQLNLYIKRVSGIMQTGRIEPVVLPLLWFAESGSIEGPVLKQFYTNLVLIPALLEYLQYVFLGLSVPLIISAAVLRVRSQELKITESFRLEGTSGGHPVHPPCSSRVT from the exons AATGTCAGAATTGATCCTAgcagcatctccttcagcatGTGGAAAGACATTCCTGTTCCTTTCTACATGTCGGTGTACTTCTTTGAAGTGCTGAACCCCAAGGATGTCCTCAAGGGAGAAAAGCCGGCAGTGAAACAGCGTGGACCCTACGTTTACAG AGAGTTCAGGTATAAAACAAATATCACATTCAATGACAATGACACCGTCTCCTACCTGGAGTACCGGAAACTCTTCTTCCGGCCGGACTTGTCCAATGGCAGTGAAGACGAGTACATCGTTGTGCCAAACATTTTGATGATG ggAGCAGCTGTAATGATGGAAGACCTGCCAGAATTTGTGAAGTTATTACTGAGTGGAGCCCTGGCTGGCCTGAAACAGGAGGCATTCATGAACCGGACAGTGAGGGAGATCATGTGGGGGTATGAAGACCCTCTTATAGACACAATAAATGCACTCGTTCCTGGGCTGATCCCTTTCAAGGGGAAATTTGGCTTATTTGTGGAG ctTAACAACTCCAATTCAGGACTGTTCACAGTACACACAGGCAAGAAGAACATCAGTAGAGTTCACATGGTGGATTCATGGAACGGGCTGAAGAAG GTGAACTACTGGCGGAGCAATGAGTGCAATATGATTAACGGGACTGCAGGGGAGATGTGGCCACCGTTCATGTCCCCAACATCACTGGAATTCTACAGCCCTGATGCCTGCAG ATCCATGACACTGGTGTATGAGAAGTCTGGGAAGTTTGAGGGTGTGCCTACCTATCGCTTTGTGGCACCgaaaactctctttgccaatggCACAGACTATCCACCTAACGAAGGCTTCTGCCCCTGCATGCAGTCTGGCATCCAGAACGTCAGTAGCTGTAGGCTAA ATGCACCGATGTTCATTTCCCATCCTCACTTCTACAATGCTGACCCAGTCCTGGTGAATGCTGTCGAAGGCCTGAACCCCAGCAAGGAGCAGCACGCGCTCTTCCTTGATGTGCACCCG ATGACGGGCATTCCCATGAATTGCTCCATCAAACTCCAGCTGAATCTCTACATAAAGCGCGTGTCTGGTATAAT GCAAACAGGGAGAATTGAGCCAGTGGTCTTGCCGCTGCTGTGGTTTGCAGAG AGTGGATCCATTGAGGGCCCAGTCTTAAAGCAATTTTACACCAACCTGGTGCTGATCCCGGCGCTGCTGGAGTATCTACAATATGTCTTTCTCGGGCTGAGTGTCCCGCTGATTATCTCAGCAGCTGTACTCAGGGTAAGGAGTCAG GAACTCAAAATCACTGAAtcgttcaggttggaagggacctctggaggtcatccagtccatcctccctgctcaagcagggtcacATAA
- the SCARB1 gene encoding scavenger receptor class B member 1 isoform X1 codes for MAAARRRAAMGLGLAGAACALLGGCLLLVGPSVVKDQVVKNVRIDPSSISFSMWKDIPVPFYMSVYFFEVLNPKDVLKGEKPAVKQRGPYVYREFRYKTNITFNDNDTVSYLEYRKLFFRPDLSNGSEDEYIVVPNILMMGAAVMMEDLPEFVKLLLSGALAGLKQEAFMNRTVREIMWGYEDPLIDTINALVPGLIPFKGKFGLFVELNNSNSGLFTVHTGKKNISRVHMVDSWNGLKKVNYWRSNECNMINGTAGEMWPPFMSPTSLEFYSPDACRSMTLVYEKSGKFEGVPTYRFVAPKTLFANGTDYPPNEGFCPCMQSGIQNVSSCRLNAPMFISHPHFYNADPVLVNAVEGLNPSKEQHALFLDVHPMTGIPMNCSIKLQLNLYIKRVSGIMQTGRIEPVVLPLLWFAESGSIEGPVLKQFYTNLVLIPALLEYLQYVFLGLSVPLIISAAVLRVRSQEKCSLFWSSNKKNSDSNKAKQATSAKKLPPIKGMVLREARL; via the exons AATGTCAGAATTGATCCTAgcagcatctccttcagcatGTGGAAAGACATTCCTGTTCCTTTCTACATGTCGGTGTACTTCTTTGAAGTGCTGAACCCCAAGGATGTCCTCAAGGGAGAAAAGCCGGCAGTGAAACAGCGTGGACCCTACGTTTACAG AGAGTTCAGGTATAAAACAAATATCACATTCAATGACAATGACACCGTCTCCTACCTGGAGTACCGGAAACTCTTCTTCCGGCCGGACTTGTCCAATGGCAGTGAAGACGAGTACATCGTTGTGCCAAACATTTTGATGATG ggAGCAGCTGTAATGATGGAAGACCTGCCAGAATTTGTGAAGTTATTACTGAGTGGAGCCCTGGCTGGCCTGAAACAGGAGGCATTCATGAACCGGACAGTGAGGGAGATCATGTGGGGGTATGAAGACCCTCTTATAGACACAATAAATGCACTCGTTCCTGGGCTGATCCCTTTCAAGGGGAAATTTGGCTTATTTGTGGAG ctTAACAACTCCAATTCAGGACTGTTCACAGTACACACAGGCAAGAAGAACATCAGTAGAGTTCACATGGTGGATTCATGGAACGGGCTGAAGAAG GTGAACTACTGGCGGAGCAATGAGTGCAATATGATTAACGGGACTGCAGGGGAGATGTGGCCACCGTTCATGTCCCCAACATCACTGGAATTCTACAGCCCTGATGCCTGCAG ATCCATGACACTGGTGTATGAGAAGTCTGGGAAGTTTGAGGGTGTGCCTACCTATCGCTTTGTGGCACCgaaaactctctttgccaatggCACAGACTATCCACCTAACGAAGGCTTCTGCCCCTGCATGCAGTCTGGCATCCAGAACGTCAGTAGCTGTAGGCTAA ATGCACCGATGTTCATTTCCCATCCTCACTTCTACAATGCTGACCCAGTCCTGGTGAATGCTGTCGAAGGCCTGAACCCCAGCAAGGAGCAGCACGCGCTCTTCCTTGATGTGCACCCG ATGACGGGCATTCCCATGAATTGCTCCATCAAACTCCAGCTGAATCTCTACATAAAGCGCGTGTCTGGTATAAT GCAAACAGGGAGAATTGAGCCAGTGGTCTTGCCGCTGCTGTGGTTTGCAGAG AGTGGATCCATTGAGGGCCCAGTCTTAAAGCAATTTTACACCAACCTGGTGCTGATCCCGGCGCTGCTGGAGTATCTACAATATGTCTTTCTCGGGCTGAGTGTCCCGCTGATTATCTCAGCAGCTGTACTCAGGGTAAGGAGTCAG GAGAAATGCTCTTTATTTTGGAGTAGCAATAAAAAGAACTCAGACAGTAATAAAGCCAAGCAGGCTACCTCTGCCAAAAAGCTGCCTCCGATTAAGGGGATGGTGTTGCGGGAAGCCAGACTGTAG